The stretch of DNA AAGTGTTTATGCCAGCTAGATTACAATGTGTTAGTCACttatgcatgcacatatatttataaaatagatATGTTATATACTGTATCCATATATTGTATAACTAGTGTTAGCACTTCCATTTgcagatctcaaagcactttgctaTGGAGTCTAAACATTTTTACCGCTTTCTTAGACGTGGGGAAGCTGAGGTAGAAAGGGGATGTGGCTTGTTTAAAATCGCATTAATAGGCCAGCAAGAAATGGAATCTATGTCTTTGATTTCCAATACAGTGCTGCATTGGTGGGCAGCGATATCCATCTTCAAcacataacttctttttttgaaaaactaCCTTCCTTTTCCTGGAAATTCTTACTGAATTGTTAAAGACATAATTTTGCTagtattttagaaagaaaaccaaagatgTCTGTAAAGCGTGAAAAGCTGATCCCGCTAGCACTCAGAGCAAAACTCGGTCGATATCAATAGGATCAGGTCTCTGTTTGCAGGCCCTAGTTTGAAGAAACAGTAAGTTTGGGTTTAATACCCCTAGTACCACACAAAAAAGGCTGCGCCATGGGACTTTATGACATTGATCCAGGACGAACTCACTTTTCCAGTTCAAATATGTAAACCGCCCCTAATCCGGTGTGTTAACTTTTTACTGGCAGGCTTTGTATGAGATCAGTTGCTGTCTGTCTGCAGCACTCTAATTTTATGCTGGACAAGTAGCATCTGTCTTTCTGCAGCCAGCATAAAGCCAGCATAAAACTGACATAATCTACGCATCAGGTCCTCCGGTCAATTTGACAGAGAAACAATGGTGTGACCGCATCTGATGCGAATCAGTTTTGTCCTGCTGTCTAACCAGTAGCGCAGAGATCTTGCGCTGACGGTCATGGAAGTGTGGCCTTAGCTCGATGCCCTGATGCCGCTGCCGTTTCGCGCCCAGGTTTCCTTGCCCGTTCCCGTGCGCATTCACGGGGGACACggaaggcagcaggcagctcttcCTTCCCAGTGGCCCGAAATGGCAGGGGATTACCTGAGGCTGCCCTCCTGCTCCCGCAGTTTACCGGGCTGCATCTCCCTTTCTATTTATACCAGCATCGCCGCAACACGCCGAGAAAAACCGAGAGGCGCTAAAATTGCACCACGGCTGGCCAGCCCCGCTCCGCTGCCGGgagcgccgggggcggggggggggatggggacggggacgggggcgGGCGGGTTCAGAAGCGGCCCCGCGGCAGCGGCGGCACCAGATGCCATCCCGGCGTGAGGGGCGCCGGGCTCCGGCTGCATCCGCCGCTCCGGGCGCCTCTGCCTGCGCCGCCGCGCTTTAAGGCTGGTTTCCCTCCTCCCCGGCGGGGAACGGCAGACCCGAGGACGCTGTCGTCTTAAAGAGCGCAGGGGAGGGACCGCGTGGAAGGGAGGCGGAGGTGCCGGCGGCTCCCCGGGAAGAGGCGggcgccagcagcagcagcatctccccgGCAGCCGCCGCACCGAGGCGCGCTCCCGGCCGCCCCACTCGCCGCCCCGGCCTCCAGCGCGGCCTCGCCGCCTCCGCGGGCAGCGGCGGCTCGCCCGGCCGGCCCaggcgcccccgccgccggcagccggggCCGCCGCAGGGCCGGGGGAGGCGAGCGCGGCCTCGCCGCCTcccgggcggccggggccggggcggggggggcggagaggagaggagggggggggccgcggctgcggcggggcggcccgcccCCGCGCTCGGCGGCGGCTGCCgcaggcggccccggcccccgtcTCCATCCCCGGCCCCGTCctcgggccggcggcggcggggccggagccggagccggtgCCGCCCCTCGGCCGCGCCCGCCCCCTGGCTGCctcggcggcgcggcggcgcggcaGTGCCGGCGGGGCTATGGCTgcggaggaggtgctgcagggcgCGGACCATTACAAGAGCGAGATCGAGCGGCTGACCCGGGAGCTCTCCGAGACGACCCACGAGAAGATCCAGGCGGCGGAGTATGGGCTGGTGGTGCTGGAGGAGAAGCTCACCCTCAAGCAGCAGTACGACGAGCTGGAGGCGGAGTATGACGGCCTcaagcaggagctggagcagctgaaggaggtGAGCGAGCCCGGGCTTTTGTCTCGCCCCGCTGCCCCGCGCCTCGCAGGGGCGCGCAGCCCCGCCGGGTGCGGGGGCGCCCCACGCGTGTCCCTCCCCGGAGCCCCGGGCCAGCCCCCTGCAGGTGGGCGAGCCAAGATGTCCGGGCCCCGGGGTGGCTGCGGGGATTcgtgccggggggaggaggggttTCCCGGGGCCGGAGGATCGGCCGGCACCGCGGGAGCTTAAGGACGGATTACACAaggctgcacccccccccccccggggaaatTTCCCGGGAGCCGGGGCCGCGCTCCAGCCCCTGCCGCCGGGAGCCCCAGCTTCTGGTAACGGGCGTTTGCGGCGCCGGAGGGTGCCTCCGGGCGTACCTGCATCGGCCGGGGCTCGCTTAGGAAGAGGGAATGAAAGAGCCCGTGGGGTGAGCGCCGAGCAAACCTGGGAGGGAAGGACTCGGGATCTATGTAAACAGTTGTCTGCAGTGCGTGAGGAGGGAGACGGTTCCTTTCGAAGTTATTTATAGACCTGCTGTATTCTGCCAGGGAGGGGAATCGCTGCCGTTAAGGGGGGGGCGAAGTAGCCATGCAATAGCCTCGAGGTTCCCCCCCACCAGTGGAAATTAAACTTCTGCGTCATGCTGAAAGGATAAAATATTTGAGCGGAGCCGTGGGTTTGGTTTATCTTTCAAAGGCGTTTTTGTAACAGCCGAAGTGTAAGGTGGGCGAGTGCTACACCTTACCTTTCAGCTTTGCTAAACATGACTCTGAAAAATCATTGTTCTTCCTCTGTTCGTCATTAAGGGAAGTAACTTGAGATTCATACGGGGCACGTACAGGGGAGCTACAGAAGgggtgtgtgtacacacatatgCACCACTCGTAGCTCTACATTTTAGGGTATTTTTATACCGCCTTAGAATGTAAGTAATTACATATTTTATAAAGAGAAGATGAGTATCAAACAGATATTCTCCCAAATTTAGAAGGTATCTTTTCGTTCTACAAAAATATATTGCTGTATATAATGTACAGAAATTCTGTTCGGTTAGAAATCATGGATGTATTCCATATTGAAGGAAGCCACTTAATAAACTTAgattatatatgaatatattctTTAGAATACTAACTGATGCacttttagaagtatttttaataaaataaaggttTCATTTTACTTGCAGGTAAATGAGTTATGCTACAGACTTGGTTCAGTGTCCAGAAGAGttgaaaaaattatattttcaataagaagaataaagctgtttttcagaaaaacctACTGATCTCCTTAAACTTGATCTCTGCCTTCCGCCCCCCCTGCCTCGAGCCTATGCAGTAGGCTCAGGACTTTGAAACCGGTAATCACAGGTTGAGGGATAGAGATACATAACTTGCACTGGCATGAAGGCAGTGCTGTTTGAAATGACCTGGCAGTAATAGAGGAACAGAGTTAAGGGGGAAAAGTGCAATGCAatttcaaggggggggggggggggaagataagCGGAGCTGCAGCTAGCTGTTATCCCATCATAATAATGTACAAAAGAAGACTGATCAGAAACCAGACAACACATGGGTGCACATGGTCACAGATAGAAGGGATAGTGCAAGGAATTGAGTTGAAATTATTAAACTAGAGGGATTGGTCAACAcaattaactgaaaacaaagatgGGCACAAGTTCTCTTCCTGTTTACCTCCCCTCGAAGTAAATGGGATTGCATGCTCTGCAGCCCAGAATGTCTCCCGTGGGGCCGTGCCTTCATGCTGTGCCAACCACAGCATGGACACTGAGGATATCCACGGAGAgaggaagaagtgaaatcctGTAGCTCACCTGATGCCAAGCAAGAGTGGAGCCTCTCCGGTTTCCAGTCCAGGCCCGGGACTCTCAATTCCAGAGCTCTCCTTAGCTGCAGGTAGGGCATTGCCATCCCCCACATAGGCtgcaagagatttttttcttgcttctaacCTTTATAGGAGAAACCACACTGATTCTTGCTGCACATGCAGCCCTGCAAAGGAGAATTTACTCATATCCCTTCCTGTTGCTGTAATCTGTTCTCTAGCTTCTCTGTTACCGCCTCCATTATGACTGTGCTCTGAGCACAGATCAGACTCGTAACTGTGAGACATAAGCAAATGGTGCCTCTGATGACGCTAGCGAGGCAGAATTCAGGTGGTTTGGGCAAACTGTCTTGTGGAGACTTGGGGGCGTAGATTTTGGGGCTGCAGGGTTCTGTCTGGAAGCTCTCAAAGTGGCAGAAGAAGTCCGAAGACAACTTTTCAATTAAGGCTCCATCCCAAATGTGTGTAGGAGGGTCTTTGTGTACCTTCTCCAGCAGGCCCTGCAGAGGATGTGCTGGACAACGGCCTGGGTGGAGATCGGAATGCCATGACTGACTAACGGGAGCTAAGAAGACTCTGGGTATGTCAGGGGAGATCTGTGCTTCTGCTCTTACCTCGATACATCTCCAGCCTCTCTGAAGTCGTATTGGGGTATAGAAATTAGGCCTCAGGTTTGCGCTGAAGCAAACAGTTTATCTATTCACGAGGAATAGTAGGCGCAAGAGTGTGGGCAGGATTATGCTTAGGACTATTACCTCTCCTTCTGTGCACCTTCTCTGAACAGATTCAATTACTGGGGTCGAATTTTATTGAGGCAAGTCttcattttttaactgtttcattaTTAAATTCTTGTGTTCTCTTGTTAGGAGCTCCTTGTATTGCTCAGCAAACTGAGCTGCCCATCTTTAACTACTCAGTCATGGCTTAGCAGTCTAAGATCTGAAGTCTTCTTCCATTCTCCTTGGCAATTCAAAACTCCAGTGAACTTCAGCGGGGCCTTTTCCATATAGATTGCAATACAGAGCCTCAGCTATACAGTAATTTCCATTGTTGGAGGGTGAGATGGGAAGGTAAGGCCATTATAGGAtgttgaaataaaagcaaattgcaATACATTACATTAAATATTAATACTTCTATACAGGATATATGCTATCCACCATGCAATATGAATTGTTTTAGTAACCTCTGATGTTTCTTGTGCTGTATTCAGAGGTCTCTCCTTTAGCCTAAGACTTTGATGTTTTGGGCCATGAGATTGATTTACATTACAAAAACTTTGAAGTTTTAATCAGTGACTTAATAAGGACTTCTTCCAAATTAGAGCAGTTATTACACATGTAAGCTGTCCAGGAAAGAGTCGAGACATCTATCAGCTACCAACCTTATGTTTCAAAAATGAGCTGAATCGTAGGAATGTGAAAAGGTATACTCTGTTGTGTTGACTTTAACAGCTTTCAATGTTATGAGAGGGAGTACTTCTGGTCCTGATGCTAGGCAAGATTGTAGTGTTAAacaaagcattattatttttaaagctttattaattttcatagggtggggtttttttttcagtctgtaaatgACGTTTCTGTGCCTCACTCAGTTATGTCTCAAACTAGTGGAATTTTGGGCCTTTGGTAAAAACACTACAGTTTCAGGGCCCCTGTTCAGAAAGTTACTTTAGCAGATGTGCCTTTTAACCTGCAGTCCATAAGAATGCAGAGAATAAGACTCATTGCTATTAGTCACGGGATTGAAGGTAGCCTGTTTTCACTGTCTTGCTGAGTTGGGAGTTTAATTACCAGCATATTTTATGGAAAACGTTTTCCAGTGGTCTTAGTATCTGTGGTCTTACATGTTCACATTGCATTTGCTGTAAGGATAATCGTTGttagttttcattcttttaatgaaGTGTAAAATGGCTTCATACTGATCTTCTTGCCTGGGCTATcagctgtagctgaccctgcttgagcaggggggatGGCTGAGATGATCTCAacaggttccttccaacctcaaccattctgtgactcaGTGATTAGTTACTGTGCACTGGTGGCCTGTAATGTTTTTAAAGGGGAGAAATACCAGTCACATCCAGTCATGATAGAATGGGGATGGAAGGCAGCTTTGGTGTCCAACTCTGCAAGACATTTAGGCCTGGGAAATCCTAAGCAGAGATTTCTCTTTGGGAATCAAATCATGAACATAGCAACTGAGTATATCCTCAAGTCCCTCTCCTTGACTCCCTCTCTGACTAATTTAGGCAATATCTCACTTGGCTTCTTGGCTTTTATGTATTTCATTCTATGGAGACAAACTCTTCTGCTGGATTACACATAGCGCTGGCTATCTGATTTCCAGGTTGAAGATGCAGTTTGGTGTTTGCTTTACTTTAAACCCAGTTATCCTTGGTAAATTATTGGAAACCAGGCTGTTGGTGAGCAGCCCTATCCTTGGCAGGTcaaaaattcttgttttctttacgTCACAGAGATGTTGTATCAATTATTATGAAGTGCTTAGTTTACTAGTAGGGCTTCCACAAACAATTCTTGGTCTGTGACTGAGAAGGGTTTTTGAGGAATAGAGCTGAAGGTCTGTCTGgcagcttcttttctgttctgctctTCCCTGTACTACTTTAATGCAGGTGACCCAAGCTCCATCTCCCCTCTCTTCTGACACAACGCTGCCCGTCCAGCTCCCCCACTGTTCACCGAAGCCTCTTGCATGCCTGCTGCTGGAGTCACCTCTGCCTCTTCCATCTTTGAAGTGTACAGTTGGGACTTCTCTGGATCCAAAAAGGGCAGAAGAGGGGGAGACTCCCTATCCCAAATAGAGCCCTATTAACCGGGGATTGCTTTACACACCTGTCTGCATCACAGGATGCCTAGAAAAGTGTGAAGCAGCTCAAATCCCAGTGAAATGTTCTGAATTCTCCCCAAACATGAATGTGTCCCAAATATATAACTTGGGAGCCGTGAACTGATGCCATGTCAGTATATCTTACAGTGACAGCATCTGTGGGCTGGGGCCGGATGAGGCTGAACATTTCCAGCATCTCGTCCTGATCTCGACACTCTGTCCTTGGTGTCTGTTCACGTCGTGTCACTCAGAAAGGCTGTGCTGCCTCGCACCCAGCTCAAAGATGAGGAAGGGCAAGGGTGAGTGAGCTGCAGACCTGGAGGGACAGTACTCAGATGCTCTCTGCAGTGTTGGCTCCTCCAGAGCCCAGTCAACACTACCTCTGTCTCTAAGGCATACACTGCTAACGGAAGAGCAGTTCATTTGGGGAGGTATGCTTATAAGGAACGCCTGAGCAAAATCAAGCAGCAGCTTGCAAAGCTTTCATTCAGTTAttacaggctggggactgactggctggcGATCAGGTCTGTGGCAAAGGATTTGGGGATCCTGgaggacagcaagctgaacacgggccagcagtgtgccctgacATTGAAGACACTAACAGCATCCTGGACTTAGCTGGTAGGTCGAGAGAAGTGATTATCGCTTTCAAATTGGCACTTACTAGACCCCATCTAGAAAACAgcatccagttttgggctcccctaatacaagaaagacatggataAACTGGGCCCAGTTCAGCAGAGGACCACCAAGATGGTCAAGAGCTgaagcacttgccctgtgaggagaggctgagggggtGAGCTTGTTCAGCCCGGAAAAGAGAAGGCTGTGGGGgacccagcagcagcctgcccaTACCTACAAGGAGGTTACAGAGAAGGCAGAGCGAGGCTTTTCACAATGGTGAATGGTGGGACGACAAGAGACAGCTGACATAAATAGAAACtagagaggttcagactggatttAAGATAGAACGGTTACCCTATGAGGACAAGCAGTGccacgggttgcccagagaggttgtgcagtctccttCCATGGGGGTTTTCAAGCCCCAACTGGATACAGCCCTAAGGCACCTGGTCTGAgttcagagctgaccctgctgtgcgcaggaggttggactagagaagAAAGGAGGTAGACAGCAAGGGACCTCGAACAACGCAAGGTCTCTGAGGGTGCCCGCTGTGCCTAGTTATATTCCAGTAGCAGCTTGCTGTGAGTTACCCAATACATAACAGCGTGCTGCCTGGAAACAGTGACCATTAGCAGAGCTATAGCCTCACTTCATGcttgaatttcattttctcttgctTGTCATTAAGCCTGCATTGACCTGAGGTTACTAAGGGTGTAGTTTGATGTGCTCATCTCTAGCAAGGCAACCCTGCATCTCCCTTTGTCATTCCTGCCCCTGTTCTGGCTCTCAGTTGTGCAACTGTTTATACTGTCACACCAGGGTAGAAAACTGACCTCAGTTAAAAATAACCGAGGAGGGGGTGTATGCTATCTGTGACCCAGACTGGTTACCTGAGCTGGTTCACAATACATTCCCGTAAACTGTTTTAGCCCTGTATTGCCAAAAAGTGAGCATGAGGCTAGGAATCCATGCTGAGGAAAGAGGGGGATGGGATGAACTGCTTAAACAGGTACTGATGTTAAAAGAGATGCTCATCAAATTATGGCAGGATTGCTTCCTCTAAGAGGAAATTAATCCTGTGCATTAGCCTACAGAAAACATAAACAGCTGAAATAATCTTAAGGGAAATTAGGGCTATTGTTGGAGCTTTGGCAGCATGCAAAGGAAAATGTAGAtgaacctttttttccttttttttttttgttcccaggGACCTGTATTGCCGGTTGCTCTCAGTAATTGCGTTGTATCCTTATGAGCCAGTACAGATAAACATGTGATTTTTAGTCCTAATAGCCATCCCTTAAACAATGATAGTCAGCTTTAAACTCTGGGGGCTCACATACTCCCAAAATAATCTAAATAGAGTTCAATTTGTTTTCTCCCAATAGTTAAATTTACTTTCACTCTTTCATCCAAGAAATCTAAGCAATCCCTCTCTAATCTGAGGGATTCTCATTGAATCAGTCATCTGGGTTGAATTCCTCAGAGGTAACTGGAAGTTGCAACTGGATTTTATGTCATGGAACAGTTAATT from Harpia harpyja isolate bHarHar1 chromosome 6, bHarHar1 primary haplotype, whole genome shotgun sequence encodes:
- the BICD1 gene encoding protein bicaudal D homolog 1 isoform X5 encodes the protein MAAEEVLQGADHYKSEIERLTRELSETTHEKIQAAEYGLVVLEEKLTLKQQYDELEAEYDGLKQELEQLKEGGESLPLRGGRSSHAIASRFPPTSGN
- the BICD1 gene encoding protein bicaudal D homolog 1 isoform X6, which codes for MAAEEVLQGADHYKSEIERLTRELSETTHEKIQAAEYGLVVLEEKLTLKQQYDELEAEYDGLKQELEQLKEAFL